Within the Enterobacter pseudoroggenkampii genome, the region GAAAGCCCCACGATAGAAAGCGCGGTTCCCAAAGACATGGTCATGACTGCGGCCACCCCCCAGGTGACAATGCCCAGCGCGTTCGAAAACATCAGAATCATGATCGCCCCGCTGCACGGGCGTGCGCCAATTGCCAGAATGACACCCAAGCGTGTTTTCCAGTCGCTTTGTGTCAGGTTTGCCCCCACGCCATGATGACCGCAGCCACAGTGCTCATCGTGCTGATGAAGCGGTTTGATGGCTGAGATCGTTAACCTGTGTGGACGCAGGCTCTTCAGCGCCTGGTAAATAACAAACGCGCCAAATGTGCCAATAAGCACTGCACTTATCTTTTCCACGTACCAGCGGCTGGTACTGATATCCCCTGAGGCGAGGTTAAACCCTATAGCCAGAATAAAGACAAAAAGAATGGCGCTGACGCCCTGCATCAGGCTACCCAGGAAGGGGACGACCCGGGCGGCCAGCTCGCTTTCCTTATTGGTGGTCAGATAGGTCGTCACAATGAATTTTCCATGCCCGGGTCCGATGGCGTGAAGGACACCATAAAGGAAAGCTCCCGTTAACAGCCATAATCCGCCGCTGTACTGGTGGTTATTAAGCTGCAGCAGATACATTACCAGATAACGGTGCAGCGTAATTTGTGTGGCGAGACACCACTGGATAAAAGCGTTCCAGTGCGCATGCAGGGTAAAACCGGCAAAGAGGATTGCCAGCAGCATCACTCCTGCTGTAGGGAGACGCCAGTCACGGGCGAGGCGTTGTGTGGTCATGAGGATGGGCCTGCACAGAGGAGAGTATTTGCCGCTAGTATAGTTGATCTTCCCGCGCAATTCGTAGGATCGCATCGCGATCCGCTCATGATTGTGGATAACTTTGTGTATAAAAGGGTATAA harbors:
- a CDS encoding nickel/cobalt transporter, coding for MTTQRLARDWRLPTAGVMLLAILFAGFTLHAHWNAFIQWCLATQITLHRYLVMYLLQLNNHQYSGGLWLLTGAFLYGVLHAIGPGHGKFIVTTYLTTNKESELAARVVPFLGSLMQGVSAILFVFILAIGFNLASGDISTSRWYVEKISAVLIGTFGAFVIYQALKSLRPHRLTISAIKPLHQHDEHCGCGHHGVGANLTQSDWKTRLGVILAIGARPCSGAIMILMFSNALGIVTWGVAAVMTMSLGTALSIVGLSLAVRYARERTVSWFGESASLRWLVPAVKIAGGIVLILFATVLFLTVIPISANGDYIAAGC